A single region of the Euzebyales bacterium genome encodes:
- a CDS encoding class I SAM-dependent methyltransferase — translation MYDELASVYDWLVPDALLEPDGAVAAFGGTIGELPAGAHVLDCACGTGQLAVGLAARGFDVVASDASAGMVERTRAFAAAHGVDLTTVVCCWEDLREAVRGPFEAVFCVGNSLTHAEGAVGRRAALAAMADVLAPRGMLEVTSRNWERLRARRPSLDVADEVTWRAGRAGLAIRVWSLPEAWDAPHHLEVAVALLDGHRVVDVISERVTFWPFTHDELTAELRTAGLDPVSSTYTPDAERYAVIARRPHRPDDGPHMVVER, via the coding sequence ATGTACGACGAGCTCGCCTCGGTCTACGACTGGCTCGTGCCGGACGCGTTGCTCGAGCCCGACGGCGCCGTCGCAGCGTTCGGGGGCACGATCGGCGAGCTGCCGGCGGGTGCACACGTGCTCGACTGCGCGTGCGGCACCGGGCAGCTGGCGGTCGGACTCGCCGCCCGCGGGTTCGACGTCGTCGCGTCCGACGCCAGCGCCGGCATGGTCGAGCGCACCCGGGCGTTCGCCGCCGCCCATGGCGTGGATCTGACAACGGTCGTGTGCTGCTGGGAGGACCTCCGTGAGGCGGTTCGCGGACCGTTCGAGGCCGTGTTCTGCGTCGGCAACTCGTTGACCCACGCCGAGGGTGCGGTCGGGCGCCGCGCCGCACTCGCGGCGATGGCCGATGTGCTGGCGCCCCGGGGCATGCTCGAGGTCACGTCGCGCAACTGGGAGCGGCTCCGGGCGCGGCGCCCCAGCCTCGATGTCGCCGACGAGGTGACCTGGCGCGCCGGCCGTGCCGGTCTGGCGATCCGCGTGTGGTCGCTGCCCGAGGCGTGGGACGCACCCCACCACCTCGAGGTGGCCGTCGCTCTGCTCGACGGCCACCGGGTCGTCGACGTGATCAGCGAGCGTGTGACGTTCTGGCCGTTCACGCACGACGAGCTGACCGCCGAGCTGCGGACCGCCGGGCTCGACCCCGTGTCGAGCACCTACACGCCGGACGCGGAGCGCTACGCCGTCATCGCACGACGGCCGCACCGTCCGGATGACGGCCCCCACATGGTCGTGGAACGGTAG
- a CDS encoding HypC/HybG/HupF family hydrogenase formation chaperone has product MTSHDVTADRDLATTDVEAGTGALLPVLGTPPRTVPDTGAACAIDDDGCITCGDVAVALTVEEVGKFDALCRDDEGRTETVATELVGALTPGERVLVHAKVALERLAPVEGRR; this is encoded by the coding sequence ATGACCTCGCACGATGTGACGGCGGACCGAGACCTTGCCACCACTGACGTCGAGGCCGGCACCGGCGCGCTGCTCCCGGTGCTCGGCACACCGCCGCGGACGGTGCCCGACACCGGGGCGGCGTGCGCGATCGACGACGACGGCTGCATCACGTGCGGCGACGTCGCGGTGGCCCTGACGGTGGAGGAGGTCGGCAAGTTCGACGCGTTGTGCCGTGACGACGAGGGCCGGACCGAGACGGTCGCGACCGAGCTCGTCGGTGCCCTGACGCCGGGTGAGCGGGTGCTGGTGCACGCCAAGGTCGCCCTCGAGCGCCTCGCACCGGTGGAGGGACGTCGCTGA
- a CDS encoding nickel-dependent hydrogenase large subunit encodes MAHTADVTSPSMTSVREEGLVEMAWDPITRIVGSLGIYTKMDFKNKVVKECYSSSHVFRGYSVFMKGKDPRDAHFITSRICGICGDNHAACSVYAQNMAYGVRPPPMGEWIMNLGEAAEYMFDHAIFQTNLVDVDYCERMVRETNPSVWERAKQTEAPHAALHGYRTIADIMTALNPLEGELYLEALQVSRYTREMFVLMEGRHVHPSTLYPGGVGTQATVQLFTDYMVRLMRYVEFMKKNVPLHDDLFDFFYEAIPGYEEVGNRRIIIGNWGSFQDPEHCDFRYETMEHWGRKMFVTPGIVVDGKLLTTNLVDINLGIRILLGSSYYDDWEDGETFVTHDPLGNPVDRRHPWNQHTIPKPRKRDFTDQYTWVMSPRWYDGENHLVMDTGGGPLPRLWVTALANLVDIDYVQATGSSVKINFPKTATMPAQTLEWHIPERSNTLERNRARSYFQAYAAGCALHFVQQALDGVRAGETDTFTPFEVPDEAIGCGFHEAVRGVLSHHVVIRDGKIANYHPYPPTPWNASPRDVFGQPGPYEDAVQGQPILEENEPDNFKGIDVMRTVRSFDPCLPCGVHQYLGKGKMLKELHSPAGVPDQR; translated from the coding sequence ATGGCGCACACAGCGGACGTCACCTCCCCGAGCATGACCAGCGTCAGGGAGGAGGGGCTCGTCGAGATGGCGTGGGACCCCATCACCCGCATCGTCGGGAGCCTGGGGATCTACACCAAGATGGACTTCAAGAACAAGGTCGTGAAGGAGTGCTACTCGAGCTCCCACGTCTTCCGTGGCTACAGCGTGTTCATGAAGGGCAAGGACCCGCGCGACGCGCACTTCATAACCAGCCGCATCTGCGGCATCTGCGGTGACAACCACGCGGCCTGCTCGGTGTACGCGCAGAACATGGCCTACGGCGTGCGGCCACCCCCCATGGGCGAGTGGATCATGAACCTCGGCGAGGCCGCCGAGTACATGTTCGACCACGCCATCTTCCAGACCAACCTCGTCGACGTGGACTACTGCGAGCGGATGGTCCGCGAGACCAACCCCAGCGTGTGGGAGCGCGCCAAGCAGACCGAGGCGCCGCACGCGGCCCTGCACGGCTACCGCACGATCGCCGACATCATGACGGCGCTCAACCCGCTGGAGGGCGAGCTGTACCTCGAGGCGCTGCAGGTGTCGCGGTACACCCGAGAGATGTTCGTGCTGATGGAGGGACGCCACGTCCACCCGTCGACGCTGTACCCGGGCGGCGTCGGCACCCAGGCGACGGTGCAGCTGTTCACGGACTACATGGTGCGCCTGATGCGCTACGTCGAGTTCATGAAGAAGAACGTACCGCTGCACGACGACCTGTTCGACTTCTTCTACGAGGCGATCCCCGGGTACGAGGAGGTCGGCAACCGGCGGATCATCATCGGCAACTGGGGCTCGTTCCAGGACCCCGAACACTGCGACTTCCGCTACGAGACCATGGAGCACTGGGGCCGCAAGATGTTCGTGACGCCGGGCATCGTGGTCGACGGCAAGCTGCTGACGACCAACCTGGTCGACATCAACCTGGGCATCCGCATCCTGCTCGGCTCGTCCTACTACGACGACTGGGAGGACGGCGAGACCTTCGTCACCCACGACCCGCTGGGCAACCCGGTCGACCGCCGGCACCCGTGGAACCAGCACACCATCCCCAAGCCCCGCAAGCGCGACTTCACCGACCAGTACACGTGGGTCATGTCGCCGCGCTGGTACGACGGCGAGAACCACCTCGTGATGGACACCGGCGGCGGACCACTCCCGCGGCTGTGGGTGACCGCGCTGGCGAACCTGGTCGACATCGACTACGTCCAGGCCACCGGGTCCAGCGTGAAGATCAACTTCCCCAAGACGGCGACGATGCCGGCGCAGACGCTCGAGTGGCACATCCCCGAGCGGTCCAACACCTTGGAGCGCAACCGGGCGCGCAGCTACTTCCAGGCCTATGCCGCCGGCTGTGCACTGCACTTCGTTCAGCAGGCGCTCGACGGGGTGCGTGCGGGTGAGACCGACACGTTCACGCCCTTCGAGGTCCCCGACGAGGCAATCGGCTGCGGGTTCCACGAGGCGGTTCGCGGCGTGCTCAGCCACCACGTGGTCATCCGCGACGGCAAGATCGCCAACTACCACCCGTACCCACCGACGCCGTGGAACGCCAGCCCGCGCGACGTGTTCGGCCAGCCCGGACCGTACGAGGACGCGGTGCAGGGCCAGCCGATCCTCGAGGAGAACGAGCCCGACAACTTCAAGGGCATCGACGTCATGCGGACGGTCCGCAGCTTCGACCCGTGCCTGCCGTGCGGCGTCCACCAGTACCTGGGGAAGGGCAAGATGCTCAAGGAGCTGCACTCCCCCGCCGGGGTCCCGGACCAGCGGTGA
- the hypF gene encoding carbamoyltransferase HypF produces the protein MSIRITGVVQGVGFRPYVHGLAVELGLRGFVGNDATGVLAEVEGDPVAVDAFLVRLLDEAPAMAVIEDVTATPIDVRGDPTFEIVVSEAQGARHVPVSPDVATCADCLTELWDPRDRRYRYPFVNCTNCGPRYTIVRDVPYDRRTTTMAGFPLCDACAREYADPTDRRFHAQPVCCPSCGPRLSFVGAAGTALDGEPIARVAELLCDGRIVAVKGLGGYHLAVDATDDAAVARLRARKHREERPLAVMVADLEVARALCEVGPHERARLTGPTAPIVLLRRRDDAGGPDVPVIAPSVAPGNRFLGVMLPYTPLHHLLADAVGRPFVLTSGNVSDEPIAFDDGDALARLAGIADAFLAHDRPIHIRVDDSVVRMVGDRPLLVRRSRGYAPQPVLLGRPVPRPVLAVGAELKSTVCLAKGRRAYLSHHIGDLENYETYRSFTGAIAHLRRLFDIEPVIVAYDLHPEYLSTKYAVDLDGVDLVGVQHHHAHIASCMADNGTSDPVIGVAFDGTGFGVDGTIWGGEVLVADLVSFERVGHVETVPLVGGAAAIREPWRMAASWLRRAYGDDMPDGLEVVERNADRWAQVLAVAEANVNSPPTSSAGRLFDAVAALVGVRDAVSYEGEAAIELEQVADPVERGGYRAVLTDTEPFAIAGSDLIRSVVDDLCAGTPVPVIAARFHGAMVTAAVDACARVRDATGLTMVALSGGVFQNVLLVERTVAALEGAGFHVLTHVRVPPNDGGICLGQTAVAAARDRAATG, from the coding sequence ATGAGCATCCGGATCACCGGTGTCGTGCAGGGTGTCGGGTTCCGTCCCTACGTCCACGGGCTGGCGGTCGAGCTCGGGCTGCGCGGGTTCGTCGGCAACGACGCCACGGGCGTGCTCGCCGAGGTCGAGGGGGACCCGGTCGCGGTCGACGCGTTCCTCGTCCGACTGCTGGACGAGGCTCCGGCGATGGCGGTCATCGAGGATGTCACCGCGACGCCGATCGATGTCCGTGGGGACCCGACGTTCGAGATCGTCGTCAGCGAGGCGCAGGGCGCCCGCCACGTGCCGGTCTCGCCCGACGTCGCGACGTGCGCCGACTGCCTCACGGAGCTGTGGGATCCCCGCGACCGGCGCTACCGGTACCCGTTCGTCAACTGCACCAACTGCGGACCGCGCTACACGATCGTGCGCGACGTCCCCTACGATCGCCGGACGACGACCATGGCCGGCTTCCCGCTGTGCGACGCCTGCGCCCGCGAGTACGCCGACCCGACCGATCGCCGGTTCCATGCGCAGCCCGTGTGCTGCCCGTCGTGCGGACCGCGGCTGTCGTTCGTCGGCGCCGCCGGTACGGCGCTCGACGGCGAGCCGATCGCGCGTGTGGCGGAGCTGCTGTGCGACGGGCGGATCGTCGCCGTCAAGGGCCTGGGCGGGTATCACCTCGCCGTCGACGCGACCGACGACGCCGCGGTCGCCCGGCTGCGGGCCCGCAAGCACCGCGAGGAGCGACCGCTGGCGGTGATGGTCGCCGATCTCGAGGTCGCGCGGGCGCTGTGTGAGGTCGGCCCGCACGAGCGGGCCCGGCTGACGGGTCCGACCGCGCCGATCGTGCTCCTGCGACGCCGGGACGATGCAGGGGGCCCTGACGTGCCGGTGATCGCGCCGTCGGTGGCGCCCGGCAACCGCTTCCTCGGCGTGATGCTGCCCTACACTCCGCTGCACCACCTGCTTGCCGATGCCGTTGGTCGCCCGTTCGTCCTGACGAGCGGCAACGTGTCCGACGAGCCCATCGCCTTCGACGACGGGGACGCGCTGGCGCGGCTCGCTGGGATCGCCGATGCGTTCCTGGCCCACGACCGACCCATCCACATCCGCGTCGACGACTCGGTCGTGCGGATGGTAGGGGACCGCCCGCTGCTGGTCCGCCGCTCGCGTGGGTACGCGCCCCAGCCGGTGCTGCTCGGCCGGCCCGTGCCGCGGCCCGTGCTCGCGGTGGGTGCGGAGCTCAAGAGCACGGTGTGCCTCGCCAAGGGCCGCCGCGCCTACCTGTCGCACCACATCGGCGACCTGGAGAACTACGAGACGTACCGGTCGTTCACCGGTGCGATCGCCCACCTGCGCCGGCTGTTCGACATCGAGCCGGTCATCGTCGCGTACGACCTGCACCCCGAGTACCTGTCGACGAAGTACGCGGTCGACCTCGACGGTGTCGACCTGGTCGGCGTGCAGCACCACCACGCGCACATCGCGTCGTGCATGGCCGACAATGGCACATCCGATCCGGTGATCGGCGTGGCGTTCGACGGCACCGGGTTCGGTGTCGACGGCACGATCTGGGGTGGTGAGGTCCTCGTCGCCGACCTGGTCTCGTTCGAGCGGGTCGGCCACGTCGAGACGGTGCCACTGGTGGGCGGTGCGGCCGCTATCCGCGAGCCCTGGCGCATGGCGGCGAGCTGGCTGCGCCGCGCCTACGGCGACGACATGCCGGACGGGCTGGAGGTCGTCGAGCGCAACGCGGACCGGTGGGCGCAGGTGCTGGCCGTGGCCGAGGCGAACGTCAACTCGCCACCGACGTCGAGCGCGGGCCGGCTGTTCGATGCCGTCGCCGCGCTGGTCGGCGTGCGCGACGCCGTCAGCTACGAGGGCGAGGCCGCGATCGAGCTGGAGCAGGTCGCGGATCCGGTGGAGCGTGGCGGCTACCGGGCCGTCCTGACCGACACCGAGCCGTTCGCGATCGCAGGGTCGGACCTCATCCGGTCGGTCGTCGACGACCTGTGCGCCGGGACGCCGGTCCCCGTGATCGCCGCGCGCTTCCACGGCGCGATGGTCACCGCGGCCGTCGACGCGTGCGCGCGGGTGCGCGACGCCACGGGCCTGACGATGGTCGCGCTGTCCGGTGGGGTGTTCCAGAACGTGCTGCTGGTGGAGCGGACGGTCGCCGCGCTCGAGGGCGCGGGCTTTCACGTGCTGACCCATGTCCGCGTGCCGCCCAACGACGGGGGCATCTGCCTCGGGCAGACCGCCGTCGCCGCCGCACGCGACCGCGCCGCCACGGGGTAG
- a CDS encoding ATP-binding protein, with protein MLFVHGMSGTGKSMLLRQTARWTDPPASRFVLLDCQEIEPTEAGFRSALRGAIGGTPDEDGFAWLGTIADRVVICLDQYEVLRLLDTWLRHEVVPALPANVRLLIAGREEPHTAWKRLPAGTFDTRRLVRCRPPRARSC; from the coding sequence GTGCTGTTCGTCCATGGGATGAGCGGGACGGGCAAGTCGATGCTGCTCCGGCAGACCGCCCGGTGGACCGACCCACCGGCGTCGCGGTTCGTGCTGCTCGACTGCCAGGAGATCGAGCCGACCGAGGCCGGCTTCCGCAGTGCGCTACGGGGCGCCATCGGTGGCACCCCGGACGAGGACGGCTTCGCGTGGCTCGGGACGATCGCCGACCGAGTCGTCATTTGCCTCGATCAGTATGAGGTGCTACGCCTGCTCGACACCTGGCTGCGGCACGAGGTCGTCCCAGCGCTGCCAGCGAACGTGCGACTGCTCATCGCCGGCCGCGAGGAGCCACACACGGCGTGGAAGCGGCTGCCCGCCGGCACGTTCGACACCCGACGACTCGTCCGCTGTCGACCGCCGAGAGCACGGAGCTGCTGA
- a CDS encoding hydrogenase maturation protease produces MTQQVLIAGVGNIFLRDDGFGSEVAQRLATRPLPDGVRVVDYGIGGIHLAYDLLAGVDQLILVDALPRDLAPGTVSLLEVQADQDLLSTVDSHAMDPATVFASLRGLGGLPPPTVVVGCEPADLSEGMGLTPQVAAAVDPTVKQVLQLAAERAGGVGAQTPKAAEGR; encoded by the coding sequence GTGACCCAGCAGGTCCTGATCGCCGGCGTCGGCAACATCTTCCTGCGCGATGACGGCTTCGGCTCGGAGGTCGCGCAGCGCCTGGCCACGCGGCCACTGCCGGACGGCGTGCGGGTCGTCGACTACGGCATCGGTGGCATCCACCTGGCCTACGATCTGCTCGCCGGCGTCGACCAGCTGATCCTCGTCGATGCGCTGCCGCGGGACCTCGCCCCGGGCACGGTGTCGCTGCTCGAGGTCCAGGCCGACCAGGACCTGCTGTCGACCGTCGACAGCCACGCAATGGACCCCGCCACGGTGTTCGCCAGCCTGCGCGGGCTGGGCGGCCTGCCGCCACCGACCGTGGTTGTCGGGTGCGAGCCGGCCGACCTCTCGGAGGGCATGGGTCTGACACCGCAGGTCGCGGCCGCCGTCGATCCGACCGTCAAGCAGGTCCTGCAACTCGCGGCCGAACGGGCCGGCGGCGTGGGCGCGCAGACCCCGAAGGCTGCGGAAGGACGCTGA
- a CDS encoding NifU family protein, with protein sequence MNVDAVGRRVEDLLDQIAGRDEVAAELTEELVRELMGLYGAGLARVLDRMAAAAPDALRELTVDPLVGGLLVLHDLHPDDVAARVESALEQVRPYLASHGGGVQLLGVTGDVARLRLEGSCDGCGSSQVTLQHAVEGAVLDAAPEIGRIEVEGAVGTGSGGTGLIPAESLSLRRRVADAGWEPLPDPSAADDDTVSTRDVNGTRVAVARLDAQLFAYRDLCPACGGSLAGGRLRGEVLACPTCDVTYDVRHAGAAVDGGSGLSPVPLLADGADVRVAVGALR encoded by the coding sequence GTGAACGTCGACGCCGTCGGCCGGCGCGTCGAGGACCTGCTCGACCAGATCGCCGGCCGCGACGAGGTCGCCGCCGAGCTCACCGAGGAGCTCGTGCGTGAGCTCATGGGGCTGTACGGTGCCGGGCTCGCACGGGTGCTGGACCGCATGGCCGCGGCGGCACCCGACGCCCTGCGGGAGCTGACGGTCGACCCTCTCGTGGGCGGGCTGCTGGTCCTGCACGACCTGCACCCCGACGATGTCGCGGCCCGCGTCGAGAGCGCACTCGAGCAGGTCCGTCCGTACCTGGCGTCGCACGGCGGCGGCGTGCAGCTGCTCGGGGTCACGGGCGACGTCGCCCGGTTGCGGCTGGAGGGCAGCTGCGACGGCTGCGGGTCGTCGCAGGTCACGCTGCAGCACGCCGTCGAGGGCGCCGTGCTCGATGCCGCACCGGAGATCGGTCGCATCGAGGTGGAGGGGGCGGTCGGAACGGGCAGCGGTGGCACCGGACTGATCCCTGCCGAGTCGCTCTCACTGCGCCGCAGGGTCGCCGATGCCGGGTGGGAACCGCTGCCCGACCCGTCCGCCGCCGACGACGACACCGTTTCGACGCGGGACGTCAACGGCACGCGGGTCGCGGTCGCTCGCCTCGATGCCCAGCTCTTCGCCTACCGGGACCTGTGCCCGGCCTGCGGCGGCTCACTGGCCGGCGGAAGGCTTCGCGGCGAGGTGCTCGCCTGTCCGACCTGCGACGTCACCTACGACGTGCGCCATGCCGGCGCCGCAGTCGACGGTGGCTCGGGACTCAGCCCGGTGCCCCTCCTGGCGGACGGCGCGGACGTGCGCGTCGCGGTGGGAGCCCTGCGGTGA
- a CDS encoding hydrogenase maturation nickel metallochaperone HypA, translating into MHEIGICESVLAAVERRADGRSVDAFTVRVGTLLRVVPEAFAQSFELVAAGTVADGARPELELVPVSCRCEQCGGTFDSDDPLPTCPDCNSVRVARSGGDDLVLTSIRYRTT; encoded by the coding sequence GTGCATGAGATCGGCATCTGCGAGAGCGTGCTGGCCGCTGTCGAGCGGCGCGCCGACGGCCGTTCGGTCGACGCGTTCACCGTGCGCGTCGGCACGTTGCTGCGGGTCGTGCCCGAGGCCTTCGCCCAGTCGTTCGAGCTCGTCGCTGCCGGCACCGTCGCCGACGGTGCGCGTCCCGAGCTGGAGCTCGTCCCCGTCAGCTGTCGGTGTGAGCAGTGCGGCGGGACCTTCGACTCCGACGATCCCCTGCCAACGTGCCCGGACTGCAACAGCGTCCGCGTGGCACGGTCGGGCGGCGACGACCTGGTGCTGACATCCATCCGCTATCGGACCACGTGA
- the hypC gene encoding HypC/HybG/HupF family hydrogenase formation chaperone codes for MCLGIPGRVVDFLDETDQLAKVEVTGVRRNINIGLVKDEGLEIGDWVLIHVGFAMSIIDEDEAAKAMEGLRLLGEQFETEVADIAGSRIE; via the coding sequence ATGTGCCTGGGGATCCCCGGACGGGTCGTCGACTTCCTCGACGAGACCGACCAGCTCGCGAAGGTCGAGGTCACCGGCGTCCGGCGCAACATCAACATCGGGCTTGTCAAGGACGAAGGCCTGGAGATCGGCGACTGGGTGCTGATCCACGTTGGCTTCGCCATGTCGATCATCGACGAGGACGAGGCCGCGAAGGCGATGGAGGGCCTCCGGCTGCTCGGCGAGCAGTTCGAGACCGAGGTCGCCGACATCGCGGGATCGAGGATCGAATGA
- a CDS encoding DUF5947 family protein, which translates to MTRRGLARFTRPSPGPDAGASDGAAGMAGASTSTNELDLPPTLARFVGARTRPTPGEACEMCAVAISDDHRHVVDLERRSLLCVCRGCALLFERTAGGTPVPDRRLADTRLHPRRYRTVPDRYVEITPFTLPGPAWAALQIPVGVAFVVANTQLDRTVAFYPSPGGATESELPLDAWGDIVAANPALAEVEPDVEAVLLRTGGDEPTCHVVPVDRCYELVGAMRLHWRGFDGGTEVREQIAAFFDAISARARSPSEVES; encoded by the coding sequence GTGACACGACGAGGCCTCGCACGGTTCACCCGGCCCTCGCCGGGCCCGGACGCGGGAGCCTCGGACGGCGCGGCTGGCATGGCCGGCGCCAGCACGTCCACCAATGAACTGGACCTCCCACCGACGCTGGCCCGGTTCGTGGGTGCGCGCACGCGTCCGACGCCCGGCGAGGCGTGCGAGATGTGCGCGGTCGCCATCTCCGACGACCATCGCCACGTCGTCGACCTCGAACGCCGGTCGCTGCTCTGCGTGTGCCGTGGCTGCGCGCTGCTGTTCGAACGCACTGCCGGCGGCACTCCGGTCCCCGACCGCCGGCTCGCTGACACCCGCCTGCACCCGCGCCGGTACCGGACGGTGCCCGACCGCTACGTCGAGATCACGCCGTTCACCCTGCCCGGCCCCGCATGGGCGGCACTGCAGATCCCCGTCGGCGTCGCCTTCGTCGTGGCCAACACCCAACTGGACCGCACCGTCGCGTTCTACCCCAGCCCGGGAGGCGCGACCGAGTCCGAGCTGCCGCTCGACGCATGGGGTGACATCGTCGCGGCGAACCCGGCACTGGCAGAGGTCGAGCCCGACGTCGAGGCGGTGCTGCTGCGCACGGGCGGCGACGAGCCGACGTGCCACGTGGTGCCGGTCGACCGCTGCTACGAGCTGGTCGGCGCGATGCGGCTGCACTGGCGCGGCTTCGACGGTGGGACCGAGGTGCGTGAGCAGATCGCGGCGTTCTTCGACGCCATCAGCGCCCGGGCCCGAAGCCCGTCCGAGGTGGAATCGTGA
- a CDS encoding winged helix-turn-helix domain-containing protein → MDLTPLEFEVVHYLREREGTPVSRQEMLGDIWGYDTIIGSNVVDAVVVGLRRKLDRHADLIETVRGVGYRFRRDARD, encoded by the coding sequence ATGGACCTTACGCCCCTCGAGTTCGAGGTCGTCCACTACCTGCGGGAACGCGAGGGCACACCGGTCTCTCGTCAGGAGATGCTGGGAGACATCTGGGGCTACGACACCATCATCGGTTCGAACGTCGTCGACGCCGTCGTCGTCGGGCTCCGCCGCAAGCTCGACCGGCACGCCGACTTGATCGAGACGGTGCGCGGCGTCGGCTACCGCTTCCGCCGAGACGCGCGGGACTGA
- a CDS encoding DUF6084 family protein → MSRLRFEVVGARADPTGAAPTVVLGLHITAPPDQQVQSILLRCQLRIEPDRRRYDEATQARLVELFGEPHRWAETLKPFQLTHVTLPVRGFSGVAEVDLPVELSYDLEVAVGKYLHALRDGAVPLLLLFSGTVFHQTQTGLQVEQIPWDREAPFDLPVDVWRAALDTHHPGTGWLRLHRDTIDALHAYKTSRGLSTWDDTLAALLDGTTANAPIGNGRHVPNADTGGRSA, encoded by the coding sequence GTGAGCAGGTTGCGCTTCGAGGTGGTCGGCGCACGGGCGGACCCGACCGGCGCGGCGCCGACCGTGGTGCTCGGGCTGCACATCACGGCGCCGCCGGACCAGCAGGTGCAGTCGATCCTGCTGCGCTGCCAGCTGCGGATCGAGCCGGACCGGCGGCGCTACGACGAGGCGACGCAGGCGCGGCTGGTCGAGCTGTTCGGCGAGCCGCACCGATGGGCCGAGACGCTCAAGCCGTTCCAGCTGACCCACGTCACCCTGCCGGTCCGCGGGTTCTCCGGCGTGGCCGAAGTCGATCTGCCGGTCGAGCTCAGCTATGACCTGGAGGTCGCAGTCGGCAAGTACCTGCACGCCCTGCGCGACGGTGCCGTCCCACTCCTGCTGCTGTTCAGCGGCACCGTGTTCCATCAGACCCAGACGGGGCTGCAGGTCGAACAGATCCCGTGGGACCGCGAGGCGCCGTTCGACCTGCCGGTCGACGTGTGGCGGGCGGCGCTGGACACCCACCACCCGGGCACCGGCTGGCTCCGGCTGCACCGCGACACCATCGACGCGCTGCATGCCTACAAGACCAGCCGCGGCCTGTCGACCTGGGACGACACGCTCGCGGCGCTGCTGGACGGGACGACCGCGAACGCACCGATCGGCAACGGCCGGCACGTGCCGAACGCCGACACGGGTGGGCGGTCCGCATGA